CGACATCCGTTTTGTACCTGATGGCCCAGATGATCGCAAGCGAACAGACGACAGAACAGATGGATGGGATCCAGGATCGGCGGCAGGCCCCATGTGGGTCCCGCGTGGCGGCAGAGTAGAGGAGGAGGAGGACTGTCGagtgaaagaggaagaagaagcaatATAGCTGAGTTATTTCCTTGCGGGTGGCATCAATTCGGGTTTCTTTGAGGGCGATTCGGCGAATGATGAGCTCCTCTTCTTTGAGCCATTGCTTAAGGAGGAGCTTGTGGGTCGGACTCTCAGCGATTTGGTGGAGAGGGTGGGGGAGTTTGGGTTCTTTTGGAGGATTGATTTCTTGGGAGGCTTCAGATGGGCGCATCATTGCAGCCTTTGAATAGGGGAAGTGGACGAGAATTCGCAGTGTGGGATTTGGAAAACTGCAGAGAAATGGGGAGTAGTTTCGCAAGAAAGaaattcaagagagagagagagagagagagagaggcaatgaGAAAACACTAGAGAGAGGCGAAACAGAAAGGACAATTCAACGGGGCGCCGACTCCCAACGGtcatattttctttaaaaatatctCTTGCAACGGTCGGATTCAAAAAGGAGCGTTTTTGATACGAACGCGGATTGCGGACTGAGTAGAGCGTAGTgagcaaattctgtggggcccactgtgatgtatatttctGGACGCGGAagggctactgacaggttgagtagcgagaatgctactgaagtgacgtcaccaagttctatggacccTACcaaaatgtatgttttgtatccacgccgtccatccatctgagaGATGATTTTAgtgtaagatccaaagaatgagtcacatccaaagctccagtgaacccacgacagaaaacagtggggagagtgacgccaccgtttaaaactt
This region of Magnolia sinica isolate HGM2019 chromosome 1, MsV1, whole genome shotgun sequence genomic DNA includes:
- the LOC131250463 gene encoding uncharacterized protein LOC131250463, whose product is MMRPSEASQEINPPKEPKLPHPLHQIAESPTHKLLLKQWLKEEELIIRRIALKETRIDATRKEITQLYCFFFLFHSTVLLLLYSAATRDPHGACRRSWIPSICSVVCSLAIIWAIRYKTDVECHIEKLLQREKEDGKLLMKCVEELKKKGVEFDLLKEVDALRRAKSLRVEVKAVKKWSASDFVTLFFIAASCLALGLTRVVLCY